From the bacterium genome, the window ATAGCTGCATCTCGATCTCTGTCCGCTCGCCAGCAATTTTGCCTCGGTTCAAATTGGAGAAAACGGCGCCAAATGCGTATGGACCGACTCCCTGGGTCACCAGACCGGCATTCCAGAAGTGGCGATTGTCATAAAGCGCCGGGCCGTCACTGAAATATCGGTAAGAGAAACCAACCGCGGAACCAGAGCCGACCGGGAGGCCTGCGGCGAAGACCCATTCTTTGAAATCGCCGGTTGGGTTATCGATCTTGCGCCAGGCCAGCGCCAGTTGCTGAGCCGTCATCACCCAACCCCAGTCGCTGGCGAATTTCCCATCGTAATAGTCGGCCATCGCCTGCGAGGTGGTCGCATTAAACCTGCCGAGCGCGGCGGGATTAGCCCAGGCGGCCTCAGCCCCGAAGACGGTCGAAGCCGGTTGAAAATAGAACACATCGCCGGGGATCGGGATCCGTTCCATCCCCTGCGCCGCCAATGATGAGACGGTGATCAAACAGATACTGAACAGGTATCGCAAAAGGCGCATCCTCATTCTCCTTTGGTGCCGCGAACGAATATGTTCCCTTTGCCGCGGATTGTCCCGCTGATCTCCGCTTTCCCCTGCCCCGAATGGAGATTCAACCGATTCCGCTCCACCAGATCTGTCTTAAACGGGAAATGCGTCGCTTCGATCATGCCATCCTCATCCACTTTCAACGACATATATGCGGAGATCGTGTCAGGGACGGTGATCTCAATATCCTCGTACTGATTGCTAATGACCAACTGGGCATCGACCAGTTCCGAGATCTCGAGAATGATCGGGCCGGAACTACTGCGAATGTAATTGCTGTTGCCGGTCGGGACGTATTCGGAGATATCGGTTCTCCCAAAGCTGTTTCTGACGTTAAGCCCGCCATGGATCCGCTGGATCTTGATCTCGCCCCCTTCGTTGCGGAAACGGGCCTGCCCTTTCGTGCTTTCGATATCCCGCGCGATGATCGATGAATTGCTGGTGGCGACCGAAATATCGCCGGTCAGGTCGGAGACATTAACTCGCCGATTGGCGGTGCTGATGTCGGTCAGTTCGGTGATGCGGGAAGCATCGACACCTCCGAGCGAGGAACTGATCACCAGCCCGCGAATAGGGCCGACGGCAGTGACATCAAACTGCTGCGCCTCGATCTCGACACTGCATTCCGGCGGAACGGCAAGAGTTGCCTCGACAATTCCTGCCTCGGTTTCGGGATCCCAGGGTGCGGGATTTGGTGCCCGAAGTTCCAGACGGGTTTCATCCGCTACCGTCGTGAGGCTGACCGTGATCAGGTCAATGTAGTCGGTGGCGGTATTGCTTTTCATCGTCCTGGCCTGCTTGGTAAACGTCAGTTTGATCTGACGTCCGGGAGCGGAGGTGATGCTCAGTTTACCGCTCAGGTTGACCGCCGATCTGATCACCAGTCGATTCTGCGATCCCAGTTGGACGGTGTTGGTAATCTCCTTGGTCGTAAACAGGCCATGCTCGCGGAGATGGATCTCTTGTCCAAGTGCCGGGAGAGTCAGGCCGATCACAGCCAGTATCGTCAGGTAACTTCGTTTCATCTTCAGTACTCTATTCCGAAAGGTTGTACAACTCATGCATCAGGATGGAGCCGGCGACGGCGGCATTCAGCGATTCGACAGCGGTGGCGTGAGCGATTCGCATGCGCGCGTCCGCATTTTCCAGTAGCTCAGGCGACAGACCATCCGCCTCCGAACCGACTGCCAGCATCAATCCGCGCCCCTTGGTTAGCTTTCGGACACTGGCCATGTCGGCAAGACCATGAATATCGGTCGCCAGCAGGCAGATCCGGTGGCGAATCGCCAGAGCCAGCAATTCATCGATCCCGGCCTCGGCAATTGACAGCCCGAAAATAGAACCGGCGGATGCCCGGACGACTTTGGGAGAAAAAGGGTCGGCCGATCTCCCGGTGAGGATCACCAACTCAAATCCGAACGCCTTGGCCGAGCGAAGTAGGGTTCCGAGATTCCCGGGATCACTGATATTCTCGCACAGTAATACTCTACGGGCAGTCGGACGGTAAAGTTCAGCCAGACCGGAGTCGGGGAGAGGAAAGGTCGCCAGGATCCCCTGCGTCTCCTCGGTATCGGCGATCGAGTCCATCTGGCGCAGATGGAGCGATTCCATGCGAATTCCGAGCTTCTGGAAGCGGTCGACCAATGACCGACCGCGCTCAGAGAGCGCCGCCTCGGAGAAACAGACCATCTCGGGGCGGACCGAATGGCGCACCGCCTCCTCGAGCAGCCGTACTCCTTCGGCCAGGAACTTTTTTCTAAGCTTTCGTCCTTTTTTGGTCTGTAGAGATTGTATATCTTTGAGTTCTGTTTTGGTAAGTGGCACTGCGGTATCCTGTGTGTTATAGAAACAAACAACCGAAAACCAATCTTCGTTGGCAAGTGAAAACTGGCCTTCTGATAATAGCTTATCTGGTCTGTGCGACAGTCCTGGCGACTGCTTCACCGGACACCCTGCGCATTGGGGGACTTCGGGGGCTGAATCCTGCGGATAGCCAGACCAAATACCCGATTCTTCTGGCCCTTTCCGGCGGAGGGGCGCGCGGATTATCGTCGATCGGTGTCCTGAAGGCGTTCGAAGAGCGGGGGATCACGGTTGCGGCGGTCACCGGAACCTCGATCGGCGGGATTGTCGGTGGTTTGTACGCCTGTGGACATTCCCCGAAAGAGCTGGAAAAGATAGCCCAGACGCTGGATTTCAACACCTTTTTCGCGAATGCACCGTTACGGTCGAGCATGTTCCTGTCGCAACGTCAGGAACGGGACCGCCACCTGCTGTCGGTCCGATTCGACGGCTGGCGCCCTCATATTCCCCAAGGACTGACCGCCGGACAGCGGTTGACCTCGCTTTTGTCGAATTTGACCAGCCGGGCTATCTACCGCGCCAATGGCGATTTCAGCAAACTCCCGATCCCCTTCAAAACCATTACGACCGACATCGTTAATGGCCGTATGGAGATTATGGACAAAGGCTCTCTCGCGGATGCCATGCGGGCGACCATGGCTTTCCCCCTGGCTTTTACCGGTTTGGAGAAGGATGGGATGATCCTGATGGATGGCGGCATGGTAGCGCCTATCCCGGTTGAGCTGGTTTCGCAGATGTGCGACTCAGTCACTGTGGTGGTGGCGGTAAATACCACCAGCCCACTAGTCGGGCGTGATCAGCTCCTGACCCCCGTTGATATCGCCAACCAGGTGACAACCATCATGACGGCCGACCAGTTGAATGCGCAACTGGCGAAGGCGGATATCGTCATCACGCCGCCTATCGAGCAATACACTTCGGTGGATTTCCTGCGTAAGGATGAGATCATAGAGGCCGGCTATCAGGCCGGAAAGATCGCCGCTGACAGCATTGTAGCCCTGGTGACTGGACGCCAGAAGCATTTCTACTACCGGATCGCCGTAGTCGATGTCTCCTCGCCGGACAGCTTGCTAGTCGAAGGGTGCCGGACGGCGTTGATCGGGCAGTCGTTTACCCGCGCGGAATTGGTGCATCGTCTGAAATGGCTGGCCACTACCTATCATCTCTTTGAACTGACGGCCGTAACCGAACCGGCGATGGTGGCCGAAGGATTCGGCAACGAAACTGTCCAGGAATATCGGATAAGATTGGAACCTCACCGGAATCTGCCGAGCCAGTCGACCAGTATCTCAATCGATGGAAACTATTCCTTTTCCGATTCTACATTAATTGCCGAACTCTATCTCCCGGAGGACTCGATCACCGCCGTATCGCTTCGTGCCGGACTTGACTCGATCCTGGAGAAGTACTACACCATCGGTTACGATATGGCATATATCAACAGCGCCGAGGTTGATTTCGCGAATAACACGATCCTGATCGATGTAGATGAAGCGATCGTCCGACGGATCGATGTCGACCAGAATGAGCGTTCGCGCGACTGGATGATCCGCTCCTATTTCCCGTTGGAGGTCGGCCAGCCCTACTCCACGAAATCGGCCTCGAGTGGGCTGACGCAGATCTATAGTACCGATCTGTTCGACCGAGTGTCGATCGTCCCGCTCTCGCAGGACAGCGGTGCCGTAGTGAAGATCTCAGTCGATGAAAAGAAGTACAAGCAACTCCGGCTCGGCTGGCACTGGGATGACGAGTACCAATCCGAGGAGTTTGTGGAGATTCTCGATGACAACGTGATGGGGATCGGGATGGAGTACCTGTTGCACGCACAATACGGGCGCGAACGGCAACTCTATTTCGGCGAACTAAAAGTGAATCGGATCTTCCGCACCTATCTCACCAGCCAGATCAGTCTGTATCATGACCGGATCGATCGTGCGACCTTTGATCTTGATCAACGAGAGACCGGCAAGCGGGGAGAATACAGAACCGGGGGATCGATCCGCCTGGGACAGCACATTTCGCGCTTGGGGACTGTGACCGGCGGATTTGCGGTGGAAGAGGTCGAAATTGAAGATATTCAGACCGGCTCCAGCGGGACCTTTGGACTGAGGTTGCTCACCCTCGAGTCGCATGTGGAGAATTTCGATCGCTGGCCATTCCCCACCAGCGGCAAAAAGCATTGGCTGGAAGTTCAGACGGCCGGAGAGTATCTGGGCGGGGATGTTGAGTTCACCCGGTTATTTTCGTCGATCGAATCATACTTCCAGATCGGTGAACGACTGAATTACCATCCGCGCTTGTCGATCGGTCTCTCGCGCTCGGGCCTGCCTTCCTCTGAGCAGTTTTATGCCGGGGGATTACACTCCTTCGCCGGATTCCGCACCCACCAGTTGTCCGGAGACAAACTCTTCCTTTTGAACAATGAACTTCGACTGAAACTGCCGCTCTGGCTTTATCTATCGGTTCGTTATGATATGGGAGAGGTGTATACATCGGCCGATCAGATCAAACTGCGCAATCTGCGCCATGGATTCGGGATGTCCCTGGCGTTGGATTCGCCCATCGGTCCGGTCGAATTCGGCTATGGCACGGCTGATGAAGATAATGATCGCTGGTATTTTGGCGCAGGGCTGACGTTCTAGAGTCCGTTCGGATCTTCGCTCTCTTTTGTCTTCAAAGACCCCAGACGAAAAACGAGAGTCGCTGCAAACGCCCCTTCAAAAGTATCTCCGGCCTCGCCTGCTCGCATCGCGAGATTGAGCGCCATTTTCTTGCTCAGGCTGATATCCAGATGCTGAAGATACCCAAGCTGGTCGTATGGCAAAGCCGAGACGGCACTGAAGACTCTTACCTTACCTCCGATTGGAAAACCAAGACCGAGATCCACATGTCCGCCGCCCGCGATGACCGGACTGTTCTCGTCTAAACTCCCCATAAAATACAAACCTCTCAGGCTACCCAGGCGAAGGTGGAACGATGGTCCAACCCGTTGGTTGTCCCAATCGGAATCGTACTCGAAACGGTAGGGAACATGATTGATGAGAAATCCGAAGCCGAATCCAACGTATCGCGTCTCGATCGCGAACCGTGGTCCGAAATACCAGCGATCTGCATGTGCACCAGAGTAGGTCGGATTCAGATCCGCAAAGCGCGCTGTGGAGCGGAAATAACCAAACTGCGCGCCATAGATAGCGTCACTTCGCTCACTCAGTTTGGTTCGTCCATATCCCGTGACAGCAAAATCGGTGAACTGATTTGACTCTTGCTGCCGTATCCCGCCATCGCACGAACGGACAATAGATGCGGCCTGGCCGTAGCCCCCGCCAACGCCGATCTCAAACTGCGATGAATCCGGATAGTCAGGATAGTAACCGAAGGGGAGGACGAGTAATAGGGCAAAGCAACAGAGGCGCGGCAGACGTACTGCCAACAGGTTCAGAATTCTTTTCAGATGCTTCATGTGACTTTCTCCCGACAGCCGGAACGGTTGTCTTTATGCAAAGTGGCGAAAAGAGGACGGAGATGTCAACGGAAATCTGTGAAATGAAAAGAGACCCGCAACCGGGTCTCTTTGTACCTTAGATCGAATTGTCTGAACCGCTTACTGCTCGACAACTGGCAGGTCGCGCTCGATCGGCGTGTCCTGGCGAAGACCAAGCACATAGTCGGCCTGCATCAGGGTATGAATCTCGCGGGTCCCCTCGTAAATCGAGGCGCCCTTCGAGTTGCGATAAAAGCGTTCGACCGGGTATTCATCGGAGAAGCCGTACGCACCAAAGACCTGAACGGCATTAGCGGCCGATGCTTCCGCCTCGCGGCAGGCGATCCACTTCGCCATCGAGGTTGCTTTCGTCGAGCGAACTCCCTGATTCTTGAGCCAGCCGGCTTTCATCCAAAGGTAAGTGCTGTATTCATAGCCGGCTTCCATATTGGCGATCATCTGTTTGACCAACTGGTGAGTGGCGATCTCCTGAGTGAAGGTCTTGCGCTCGTGGGAATATTTGATGGAAGCATCGCGGCAGGCGCGGATTAGACCGCAAGAACCGGCGGCGACAGTGTAACGCCCCTGGTCAAGACAGAACATGGCGATCTTGAACCCGGAACCTTCTTTGTGTACCAGATTCTCGGCGGGGACTTTGACATCCTGGAAAGCGAGCCATCCGGTATTACCGGCGCGCACGCCCAGTTTCCCATGGATCGAGCCTGTGCTGACACCGGCGAAGGCGCGTTCGACGATGAAGCAGGAGATGCCGGAGTGATCGCGATTCCGCTTTTTCTCCAGATCAGTCCAGGCAAACACAAAAAAGTAATCGGCAACATCGGCAAGCGAGATCCACATCTTCTCACCATTGAGAACGTAGTGGTCCCCCTGCCTGACGGCGGTGGTCTGAATCCCGACGACATCGGATCCGGCAGCCGGTTCGGTCAGGCCGAACGTCGCCATCTTGTCCCCCTTGGCGGCGGGAACGAGATATTTCTGCTTTTGAGCTTCGCTCCCCCAGGTGAGGAGTGGGAGCGAGAAAAGGCCGATATGGACCGAGAGAATGACTCGTGCTGAAGTGTCCCCGTATTCCATTTCTTCAGAGGCGAGACCGAGTGAGATATAGTCCATGCCGAGGCCGCCGTACTGCTCCGGAATACAGAACCCGAGCAGGTTGGCTTTACGCATGGCCGGAAGAAGGTCCGGGTTGAGCTTCTGGGCGCGGTCGTATTCCTGGATACTGGGGAGAATAACGCGCGCGGCAACATCGCGAGCCATGTCGCGGACGGCTAACTGGTTGTCGGTGAAGCTAAAATCAATCATGTTGGTCTATCTGCTCCTTATCTGGACTCCCGAAAGTGCGGCAATATATACATAGTAGTAGTCATAATGTCAATTGGGCCGATTTGGTTGCCGGAA encodes:
- a CDS encoding RNA methyltransferase translates to MPLTKTELKDIQSLQTKKGRKLRKKFLAEGVRLLEEAVRHSVRPEMVCFSEAALSERGRSLVDRFQKLGIRMESLHLRQMDSIADTEETQGILATFPLPDSGLAELYRPTARRVLLCENISDPGNLGTLLRSAKAFGFELVILTGRSADPFSPKVVRASAGSIFGLSIAEAGIDELLALAIRHRICLLATDIHGLADMASVRKLTKGRGLMLAVGSEADGLSPELLENADARMRIAHATAVESLNAAVAGSILMHELYNLSE
- a CDS encoding acyl-CoA dehydrogenase family protein, whose amino-acid sequence is MIDFSFTDNQLAVRDMARDVAARVILPSIQEYDRAQKLNPDLLPAMRKANLLGFCIPEQYGGLGMDYISLGLASEEMEYGDTSARVILSVHIGLFSLPLLTWGSEAQKQKYLVPAAKGDKMATFGLTEPAAGSDVVGIQTTAVRQGDHYVLNGEKMWISLADVADYFFVFAWTDLEKKRNRDHSGISCFIVERAFAGVSTGSIHGKLGVRAGNTGWLAFQDVKVPAENLVHKEGSGFKIAMFCLDQGRYTVAAGSCGLIRACRDASIKYSHERKTFTQEIATHQLVKQMIANMEAGYEYSTYLWMKAGWLKNQGVRSTKATSMAKWIACREAEASAANAVQVFGAYGFSDEYPVERFYRNSKGASIYEGTREIHTLMQADYVLGLRQDTPIERDLPVVEQ
- a CDS encoding patatin-like phospholipase family protein, yielding MKTGLLIIAYLVCATVLATASPDTLRIGGLRGLNPADSQTKYPILLALSGGGARGLSSIGVLKAFEERGITVAAVTGTSIGGIVGGLYACGHSPKELEKIAQTLDFNTFFANAPLRSSMFLSQRQERDRHLLSVRFDGWRPHIPQGLTAGQRLTSLLSNLTSRAIYRANGDFSKLPIPFKTITTDIVNGRMEIMDKGSLADAMRATMAFPLAFTGLEKDGMILMDGGMVAPIPVELVSQMCDSVTVVVAVNTTSPLVGRDQLLTPVDIANQVTTIMTADQLNAQLAKADIVITPPIEQYTSVDFLRKDEIIEAGYQAGKIAADSIVALVTGRQKHFYYRIAVVDVSSPDSLLVEGCRTALIGQSFTRAELVHRLKWLATTYHLFELTAVTEPAMVAEGFGNETVQEYRIRLEPHRNLPSQSTSISIDGNYSFSDSTLIAELYLPEDSITAVSLRAGLDSILEKYYTIGYDMAYINSAEVDFANNTILIDVDEAIVRRIDVDQNERSRDWMIRSYFPLEVGQPYSTKSASSGLTQIYSTDLFDRVSIVPLSQDSGAVVKISVDEKKYKQLRLGWHWDDEYQSEEFVEILDDNVMGIGMEYLLHAQYGRERQLYFGELKVNRIFRTYLTSQISLYHDRIDRATFDLDQRETGKRGEYRTGGSIRLGQHISRLGTVTGGFAVEEVEIEDIQTGSSGTFGLRLLTLESHVENFDRWPFPTSGKKHWLEVQTAGEYLGGDVEFTRLFSSIESYFQIGERLNYHPRLSIGLSRSGLPSSEQFYAGGLHSFAGFRTHQLSGDKLFLLNNELRLKLPLWLYLSVRYDMGEVYTSADQIKLRNLRHGFGMSLALDSPIGPVEFGYGTADEDNDRWYFGAGLTF